The Streptomyces sp. NBC_01268 genome segment GCAGCCGCAGGGCGGCGCCCGTTCCCGGCGACACCGAGGGCACCCCTGCCTCCCGGGCCCGGTCACGGGCCCAGCGCAGCGCTTCGTCCTCGGCGACAAAGGCGTCGGCGAACGCCATGCTCGTCTGCCGGTTGGCGGTAATGGCCCTCTCCTGTCCCCGTGCCTGTCCCCGTAGTTGACGCAGGCGTCGACTGTATCCGCTGCGCGCGGGAACCCGCAGATGGGACCGCGCGTTCCTAGAGACAGGAAGCACGACGGGACGGCGGCATGAGCCGGCCCCAAATTCGCGTAAAGATTCTTATCCGGAGCTAACGGGCGAGGTGGCTATGGTAGGGGCTCCACTGGACACCACCAGAGCCGACAGGGGAGGTGCGGCTGCGCCTGTGGATCGGAGAGGGAGGCTTCGGCGCCTTCTCGGATCGGCGGGTGAGCCGAAATCCGTGACCGACACCGCTGACCGTTCCCGCACCGCCGACTCCGCACCCACCACCGCGACCTTCGCATCGGATGCGGAATCGCAGGCGTGGACTCCGCCCAGCTGGGAGGAGATCGTCAGCACGCACAGCGGCCGGGTCTACCGACTCGCGTACCGTCTGACGGGCAACCAGCACGATGCCGAGGACCTGACCCAGGAGGTCTTCGTCCGGGTCTTCCGCTCGTTGTCGTCCTACACGCCCGGCACCTTCGAGGGCTGGCTGCACCGCATCACGACCAACCTGTTCCTGGACATGGTCCGCCGCAAGCAGCGCATCCGTTTCGACGCGCTCGCCGACGACGCCGCCGAGCGGCTGCCCAGCCGCGAGCCGTCCCCGCAGCAGGCGTTCAACGACACCCACTTCGACGCCGACGTGCAGCAGGCCCTGGAC includes the following:
- the sigE gene encoding RNA polymerase sigma factor SigE, with product MVGAPLDTTRADRGGAAAPVDRRGRLRRLLGSAGEPKSVTDTADRSRTADSAPTTATFASDAESQAWTPPSWEEIVSTHSGRVYRLAYRLTGNQHDAEDLTQEVFVRVFRSLSSYTPGTFEGWLHRITTNLFLDMVRRKQRIRFDALADDAAERLPSREPSPQQAFNDTHFDADVQQALDTLAPEFRAAVVLCDIEGLSYEEIAATLGVKLGTVRSRIHRGRSHLRKALKHRSPEARAERALAVVGWEGGSA